The Coccidioides posadasii str. Silveira chromosome 2, complete sequence genomic interval TCCCGCCATAGGTTGAGCTCGACCTACCATCTGacacagcagcagcaaggagAATCAGCCTCAGGCTTGCTTTGAACTTGGCTATTTCTCATCCACACAAACGCCAGTGTTAGAGCCTGATAAGGTCTCGGGACCGACATATCCTTACTATATACCCGAGTTAAGCTGCGAGAACAATGTGCGGCCAAGCGAAGGTCACGCGCAAGTATAAGGACTATCTTGACGGCACGCCGCATGTCATACGACTATCCTTTGGATGAAAGATGCAATCAGCCCAACAAGGATGCACCACAGTGCCTGAGCATTAAGTTCCCTGTCACTGCTTGCTCGCCCTGAGTGTGCTTTCGACAGAGCGCAGCAGCAAACCCGATGTCTCTTAAAGTACCCCGCATGTTACGTTGAGCGGCAGTTAGTTGCGGCAGTCAGTTGTCGTAACACTCTACAATAGGGGCTAACTAGAATTTATCCGGCGACAGATGGTTAATAGCGGCTTCTTGTGTCCGTTATCATATTTTGTCTCCTGCCAACCACGCCCCTTCAAACCTATGCATTCGCTGAATTGTCCAGTACAGGTAGTTGTAGGACATGTGATGAATTGTGCGTACGTGCGCGCAGGGCTAATGCTACAGGCATTACAACCGGCGCTTCAAGCTGTCGGCCACCTGTCGCAGTGATGGTGAACTATCCATATATGTCTAGCACCGGCGGATAACAGCCTCGGTAGAATTGCTGTCTGCTAGCCGGAATAAGCTTGAAGCTTTCAAACGCCGTAATGATATCGTCTTCCCAGATCTCTGTCTAAAACTCCGTATGGCACCTTCGATTCAACGACCTCGTAGATAGCAGGGTGCCAGAGCGAATAGCTCGCACTTCATAGTGCCCGCCTTTTTGATGCTGAGGTTTGATAGACCTAGGCGGGCGGTAGCGCACCTGACGTTCGTGTCAGTCAGAAGGATAGCCCTCTATCGGGCTGGAGTCAGGGGAAATCACTGAGCTTGATATTCCACTTATCAAGCAGAAGCGCGTTGCGCACGGAATAGTCGCGCCAAACGAACGCCACACTAACGCATATGCGCGAAACGCCCTCTGTAAACTAACCTGCTAGCTTCAGCCAGATCTGCTGCTTCGGTCGATTCGCCCCGGGGGTAAGGCTGAAGCTTTTGGGACACCGTTCCTGCGATGACTGCCCTCCTCGAACCCAACGGAGCGGAGAACAGGATCACGTTGTCCGAGAGCCTTGTAGATGTATCCCCTTACCTTCACGCCCTCTCGTCAGACTCCTTTAGGTCCTTTCCCCGGCCCCAAGCGCTTCTCGGCCTCGATACCAAAGAGCCCGACCCTTCAGAACTGGCGGATTATCCTTTGCCTTTCTTGTCTCATTGTCACTCGCAACCACATAAAACAGCGCTATTAACTGTCAGCCTAGGCTCTGGGTCTTGTCTTCCTTGGCCAATTTTGGCGCCGCGTCTTTGGAGCAGAGCTCAGGGGGTCGTTATGTATGTTGATGCATGCAGGAGAGAGATAATGGCCTATTGCGCTTGCTAGAGAAAGGAGTGAGCTGTGAAGTCTGAAAATATCACTTGTATCTCTAGCAAATATACGTGCATACAACCGACTTGAGGGCGACGCAGGGTACAGGACCGGCATCTACAGCTTCCACACGTGAGTACTGAGAGGGGCTGAAGAGGGGCGTGGCTGGTGAATGCCCCACTATCAACCCGGTCTTGGCAAACCTAATATACAAGCTAGTCTATATATGGCCTAGCATAGACGCGAAAATAACACGTGTCCCCGCGTTGGGAGCCGCAAATAAGCTCTAGAAAACGCGCGACGCAACAAGGTTTGGCCTGTTCGGGAAGGATCATCACACACGGACACAAGGCAAGCGGCTGGAACGCTCTTCCATGACTCTTGCTTCAATTCTTGTTTTTTTAGTTGGTTATGGATTTCTCGGCTACGAGAACATTGCTGGGGGACTGGCACTGCTCAAAAGGGAGCAATCTTGAGAACGGGGGTATACTCTGACAGAAAATACAGGTGTTGCCCGTGACGTGCTGGGGAAACAAAGTCAACAGTGGGAAACATCACTTGGAGGGACAGACGCTCTGTGAAGACAGCAGACACAGACACAGGGTGCAAAAAAAAGTGTAGGACACTAGTAAGGGCAGTATTTCGACATCGGGGTTGCGATCAACCTGTGTGAAAATAGCaacaaaataagaaaaaaaatattcgAATAGTTGAACACATCCATACTCCATATATCATAAGGATTCATGAATAAAATAGTAGCTAAAAAAAGGGGCAATTAAGTGTCAGTTAAAAAAAACCATTTAGAAATGTAATTCTTCACCAAGTTGGAGTGCCAGTTTGACTTTCCTCTCAGCAGACTCCGACGCTGGGCTGGCACCCGTCGGTGGGGGGAGTGCATCGAAGTTCAGTCGTTTCCGCACTTCCTTCGTCGTGGTTGGGGTCTTTGGAATAACCTGCGGAGTACGGCTGCCCCACCGCCGCTGGGCAGGGCTTGGAGTCACATTGACAAAGTCAGCAAAATTGAATGGCTGGCCGGGTGTGCTGAAATTCGCTCCGAATCCTCCACCAGGCGTGGACAGGAGGGAGGGCAGGTAGGTGTGTTGGGCAGGCGGGGTGGAAGGAAGAAAGTCGGGAACACGTCCTTTCTCTCCAAGATTCATGGGAGTGGGCGAGTTTGCAAGGTacatcagaagatcagcgCCATCTTGGTTATTACGGTTATTGATGGGAAGCCGATTGTGTCGCGGGGATGGCGTACGCGGAGGAGAGGAGCTTATCAATGAAGCGCTTGTTGGGAGTTCCGGATCGATGTCATGCTCTGAAATTTTCTCGGGGGATAGCAGTGAATCGTCTGGGATGGTATCGGACTGCGATACGAACGAAGCAGTGTGGACAAGAACTGCAGGACGCTGTCGGCCAATGGTCGGAGACGAAGGTGGAATCGCGGAGCGGTGATCCCCAGCAAAACGCGGGAGCTTAGTAGGTTCCTGGGTTATGGAATTGCATCTTCTCCGTTTCCGGGAACCGTTCGTCATTGCCTCCATGGATCTCAGGTCAAACATCGCTGCATGTTTGCTTCGGGCAGAGCGTGGCAGGTCCTTCGTGAGAATTGGGCTTGTGACGGGAGTGGAAGCTGCCGGAGTCTCAAAGCGGCGGTATCCATTCGAGAAGGTCGAGGAGGAGCGTTTTCCGTTCGCACTAAGTCCTTCGCTGCCGTCCAATGGATCCGTGGAGAGGCAGTACATCTGTTCATATTTTACTTTGGCGAGTCCGAGGCGGTCTTGAAGGTTTAGAGAGACCTAAGAGGAACACCGGCGTCAGCCTGATTCCCTTCAACAGCCGTGTCTAAGATTGGATGAGTACATACCTTTTCAATGTCGAGCTTATGAACAGCCTTCCGCGCAGAGGTTGTGGGTGATGACATCGTCATGATGGGAAGTGGGAAAGCAGGAAATTTTCAACTgaacacacacacatacaaGCACGCAGACTACAATGTAAGCAaattttggttttttttttttttttttttttttttttttttaaaaaaaaaaaaaagggaattATTGGGTGGTAAAATAAGGGATACAAtgtaaaataaaaaagagaCAATAAAATGAAAGGGGAACAGAAGGCTGCtaggaaaaagaaaaagggaaaagaaaaaaaaagagtgtCTGGATCGAAGGAAGGGACAGTTGCACAAGACAGAAAATCAAAGAGAGCAAAGGAGTGACGGAGGAAGGAAACGCAGCAGACAGAGTTGGAGATCTCTCTTCATGTCCCGTCGCAGCAGAGTGTGAAAGGGGAGAAAACCATGTACGGTGTGGCAGGAGGCGAGGCGGAGAGCGaaagcgagagagagagaagagagagactgAGACAGAGGAAGGCCATTGGAAGGGCCGCCTGAGCTTGTTGCAGGCGAAGATTGGGGTTAAGAGAGCGCTAAACCCTGCAGGGCTGGGCAGCCAAACAGGCCAAACAGACCACCGAGCTCCGCCAGCCACTGCAGCGCTAACTTGGCGATGCAGCTGGGGTGAGCTGGCAGGGGGGTGGTGTCGTTGACGCCATCCGTCAGCTCTGAACACGTAGGGCAGATGAGTGATCCCCCCTTTCTTGATCGCCGCCGTGGGCGCAGAGTTGGCTGGGGGCCGCGTGAAGTGGTCACGATtagccgccgccgccgctgcgCTGGAGAGGTAACTACTGCGTCGTCGGAGGATGGCATCGACGACCTTCTGAAACGAGGGCGGCAGACGTGTGTGAGGAAGAAACATACGAGGTGGTGGGGGGGCAATGTTCAAGATAGTAAGAAGGGAATCGTCGATGGCCAAACACTATCAAAACTAAGCTTAACCAGCTCTCCGAGTTTCAAATtgtccaaaaaaaaaaaaaaaaggcccgCGTGAGATCTTGGGAGGTCTGCTGGACCTATCTGTATCTTCACCCCGAAAAACTTTTTTTGAGCCGGTGACCCGACGCTTAGATCTTTACATTGCGACTCCTCACATTCAATCATCTCTTTCTTGCGAGGGCACTCCATGCGTGGGTCAACAGGTCCTCCAGTCATTCAATATAATCCTGGCAAACCGCTGTGATCACCTCCGATGATGATACCCTAGGCCAAACCTGGAAACAACTGGTTTAGATTGCCATTGGTATACCTAGGAGATCCATTGGCGTAAGACGCTGCTCAACTAGACTACCTGCCCGGAATCAATCAATCAGCAGCCTTTGTTCGTATGGATGGATCAATTTTGCATCAACATATTTACAGCTGGAGCTTCAACTACATACATATATCAACTCATTCGTGCTGCAGCTTAGTTCGCCTCGGGGTTATGACGGTGATGCGTGCAATCTTCGGCTCATgggatacggagtacggccCCTGTCATTCCGCGACCGCTGGGACCGTTTCGAGGACACGGAGAATTCCGTACAATAAGAACAAAACACCCGGCACCGTAGAATGCACAGTAGTGAATCGGCTTCGGCACTTTCGGAGATGCATCATTATTTCTTCCCGGTTGCTACATTACATGCCAGTCTTCGCTACGACCTTCCATTCGGAATCCCGCCGGTCGCCTTTTGAAACCATTTACCTCCAAAATCCAATATGATTTCCAATTTCATAGCCCCCACCCACGCTGTCCCCTGGGCTGGAGAACTGGCGGGGCCTTCAGCCGCCGGGAGACTTCTGATGGAGTAGTATATTCCAACCCTCCGGCGTTTGATAATCAGTTCCCGGAATAAAGGAATGAAGCAAAggagagtactccgtagttttGCCAGAGATTTATTAATAAGGATAATAATAACCCGACAGAAAGACAAACAGAatggcctttttttttgagagagagagagagagaaatgaACAATTTTCCCTTCGAGGTTTCACAGCATGTCCGGCCCGTACGGGGCGCGCTGTTGTCCACAGTTTGTGTCAGGTCCGGTGCGCTTGGGGGTACCAATTCTGAAACTAGCCTGAGATTCCAGTTCCGGGTGACACCGACGCCTGGAGGACCCTTAGAGATAATATGCCGACAACAGGACAatcctttttctttgaaCAACAGTTCATAATAATAAAAGGATTAATGAGTAACATGCCCTCTTGTGGGAGAGTTGCAAATTGCAGACTGTAACTCTAGACAACCAGAGTGGCTACGGAGTATGTCGTCACAAAAACCCAGTTGTGGACCACCCACCACACCCCACCGTGTGTGTTAAACCGGCTTGGGCATTTCAGGAGACGCATGACCCAGTTTAAGACAGTTCAGGCTGCAGAAAAGGTCATGGAAACTGCTTTGAAGGTTCAAACAACGATGTAAAATATACCTATGGTAGTACACGCATGCGTGTCGGGATGGCGACGCCCATCAACAGTTATTGGCGACTTGTGAACAGAAGCAAATCAGCTTGGGACACAGATAAGGCGCGGTCGATCCATGGAGCTATTTTTGCTTGGATGCAGTGGCCCCTGACCGGGGAGCCAAAATCAAGCTTTTCGCTCCAATTGGCTCGTCCAGGACGTCGTTCGACCATCGAGCGCGAGGAAGTATTTTCAGAGAGGGCCATAGTAAACAATGCATGCACCCGGGAGTTCTCGCAGGCATTGTTTTGTTGTCTGGAGAAGTAGTTCAGGATAGAGCAGTTAGTTCGTTAGCATCGCTACATATTCAAGCAGGCCAGGGTGATGGGGCGCGCTTCATGGAGCAGATCGCGGATGTTATGTATGTCCCTGCATGGCGGTTCACTGGCTGGAGCTGATCGCTGTAAGCCATGTCACTCTGGCCATGTTTCGTCATCAGCAAAAATTCACAAACAGCCACTCCTGGGCCATGTGCGACCTCCATCGTCACTCCTCCTCCGGATGCCTGGCCATTCCAGCATATCTTAGCCTTGCCAATTCCCTGTCTtatctctctctttttttttttttttttttttttttttttttttttttcccttcctctATTTCTGTTATTTCCTTTCTGCTTTGCTCCTTGCTGTTTCATCTTCTATCTGTTGCAATTGACTCTTTGTGTCAAGTCAGCCTGGACTGGCCCCCGGGTGGGCTTGTTGCTCTCGGTGATCGCCAGAAAATCCccagaaggaaaaaaaaaaaaaaaaaaaaaaaaaaaaaaaaaaaaaaaagagcagcCAGCTTTGTGGCCCAATGCTGTCAATCCTTTAGCTGCGTGCTGTGCCAGGTGTCCCAGCCGCATCCTCCCTCTCTTTCTCCAGCCCTTGCTCATGCTCCTCCCTCCTCGCTTCACCTTTGCTGTGCACTCTCATAGATGCTGCTGCGGTTTCACACTGGCTGCTGAAGATGTCTCCGAAGACATTCATCAAGGACCTGCGCCGTCTCTCACGATCAAGCTTCCAGAAACGAAGCCCCAGAAAGCCAAAAGATGACTGCTCATTCTCGGACGTGAATGGCGACGGCCATACGATCAACGGAGCCTCGACTCCAACTTTCGACAATTGCTCCTCCAACAGCTCCCACACAACTCCACCTCCGTCTCTTCCGACCCTGTCTTCCACCCATCTCTCATGCATTTCCAAGTCGGAACCATCATATCCGCTCGCTCCTCTTCCCCAGAGACCCGTTCCTATCAGTTCCCCGTCGAGTCGAAGCAGTGGTGCCGTAAGTCTTTACCTCGTTCAAACCCAATTGACGCTGTATCTAACGTGAATTTTATATCGAATCTAGGGTAGTAATCCCTATCTGATAAGCCCACCGTCCAGACCCTCAATACCGGTATCGCCGTTTGCACCTCGAGTGACATCTATCTCAGAAAATTCATGGGTATGGCTCTCGGAATATAAAGGAAGCACATACGGTGTATCGCCGGTGGAACTGACCGTTTTGCTTAGGTCAATCACAAAGTAATACTTATCTATGGCCAGATCGGCGATGCTCGAAGTGCACCGGTGGACGGCATGGTGATTATAAACCTTTTGAACGAATCATTCCCCCCCACCACCTGGCCCGTTCGCGGTTCTCACTTCAAGGCTCTGTTGCACCTGGCTCCCGGTCCAAACAAAGTTCGACTggatttcttttctcaaaaAGTTCCCAATGCAACGGCACATCAATCCACAATCAGTGTGAACTATCTGCCTATGATCAACTGCCCACCTCTGCACCTTGTGATCCTTCTCGGCAAAGATTCCAATGGCCAATTTGATACCCCTTCCGAAAAGGCACTGAAGGGAGAGGATAGCCTTGATGTTGCTATTCGCAAGTTCCGCATGGCTGCGTATCTTTGGCAGGCTTTCACCCAGGAACAGATGTTCCGAAACAACTTCGCCAGACGTTCGTTCAGGTTTGAAGAGGAATGGCAAACTGGAACACTTAGCTCGAGAGATGCAGCCTCCAATCAGATGAGAAATGAAGCCAAAATTCATCTCGTTCGATGTGACAAGACTGTGGATGAACTGAGAAAGCTTGGTGCTGAGCAGCGTCCTGACACCCCACCGAGCGAAAATGAACTCTTTAAGGTCGCAAAGGAAGCGATCAGCCAGTATTTTATGCAAAAACGTGACCAAAAATTCTATGTGACAGCTCTGATCCTTGATAGCCATTGGAATAGCGATATCAGATCTGTTGCCGGTCACGCAGCGGTTGGGTTTGCTGATGACGATATTAGCCTAGCTATTTTTGGCTCTCATGGCCTCCACAGTTATCC includes:
- a CDS encoding uncharacterized protein (EggNog:ENOG410PMUJ~COG:S~BUSCO:10677at33183), encoding MTMSSPTTSARKAVHKLDIEKVSLNLQDRLGLAKVKYEQMYCLSTDPLDGSEGLSANGKRSSSTFSNGYRRFETPAASTPVTSPILTKDLPRSARSKHAAMFDLRSMEAMTNGSRKRRRCNSITQEPTKLPRFAGDHRSAIPPSSPTIGRQRPAVLVHTASFVSQSDTIPDDSLLSPEKISEHDIDPELPTSASLISSSPPRTPSPRHNRLPINNRNNQDGADLLMYLANSPTPMNLGEKGRVPDFLPSTPPAQHTYLPSLLSTPGGGFGANFSTPGQPFNFADFVNVTPSPAQRRWGSRTPQVIPKTPTTTKEVRKRLNFDALPPPTGASPASESAERKVKLALQLGEELHF
- a CDS encoding uncharacterized protein (EggNog:ENOG410PHFV~COG:S~BUSCO:2318at33183), with amino-acid sequence MSPKTFIKDLRRLSRSSFQKRSPRKPKDDCSFSDVNGDGHTINGASTPTFDNCSSNSSHTTPPPSLPTLSSTHLSCISKSEPSYPLAPLPQRPVPISSPSSRSSGAGSNPYLISPPSRPSIPVSPFAPRVTSISENSWVNHKVILIYGQIGDARSAPVDGMVIINLLNESFPPTTWPVRGSHFKALLHLAPGPNKVRLDFFSQKVPNATAHQSTISVNYLPMINCPPLHLVILLGKDSNGQFDTPSEKALKGEDSLDVAIRKFRMAAYLWQAFTQEQMFRNNFARRSFRFEEEWQTGTLSSRDAASNQMRNEAKIHLVRCDKTVDELRKLGAEQRPDTPPSENELFKVAKEAISQYFMQKRDQKFYVTALILDSHWNSDIRSVAGHAAVGFADDDISLAIFGSHGLHSYPSCIEEVVPAFTDCTRTNTNLLANPNNECGSYWEMASANIGAHLREIGRLFGCDGRESGIMSRDYLRFNRSFTSWEPFCTRTKEQGLRLCLAQDETNWHRLDALRFRLHPCFRHPSDPPACPNRSLQVWPVDAGKIVLTSMAGIAFIEIFADGDEICTAYFDYMNGDLGNSSSNGMPKQITITEDGIRARLPDNRKKAKRLKLVIFSSSLHSHIVEDLSQLKSKSSLVKLSNNQVGYRSNMLGTHSFPGSVPEDLILDFAVIQTKLLTSLKVYHDPFSISGIEFCYEDATTQFFGNRDSQSTNTSEYVLDTRKGELLTGFYVRATQKVEGIGVITNMGKINGVCGNATAGIGHTLIAPRGYKIAGVSGTFSESIDTFSLIISR